One Chitinivibrionales bacterium genomic region harbors:
- a CDS encoding 1-acylglycerol-3-phosphate O-acyltransferase codes for MAEQNSGVKALRFIHSILFIIWAVFSVFTYSIATFIFSGIYLPAARGIARAWCKHLLAFSGAKITIEGIEKLDSNKHYVFVSNHQSHLDIPSLMGYLPCNLVFVAKKELFRIPFFGWGLASLRHISIDRSSARKARESFTRAVALLKKENLDLVIFPEGTRSVDGTIGPFKRGAFALPLEAGLPIVPVTIAGTRNILPKKSYLIHPGNVTVTLHDPVKIEGTSSADKEKAAKKVREIIIGDQ; via the coding sequence GTGGCTGAGCAAAACAGCGGCGTAAAAGCCCTCAGGTTTATTCATAGTATCCTCTTTATCATCTGGGCTGTTTTCAGTGTATTTACCTACAGCATCGCAACCTTCATTTTCAGTGGTATCTATCTTCCGGCGGCCCGGGGAATTGCCCGGGCATGGTGCAAACACCTTCTGGCATTCAGCGGCGCCAAAATAACAATTGAAGGTATAGAGAAGCTCGACAGCAACAAACACTATGTATTTGTCTCCAACCACCAGAGCCATCTCGATATACCATCACTTATGGGATACCTACCTTGCAACCTTGTATTTGTCGCGAAAAAAGAGTTGTTCCGGATCCCTTTCTTCGGATGGGGCCTGGCCTCGCTCCGCCATATCAGTATCGACCGGAGCAGTGCCCGCAAAGCAAGAGAATCATTTACCCGCGCGGTGGCGCTGCTGAAAAAAGAAAATCTCGATCTGGTGATCTTTCCCGAAGGCACCCGGTCGGTCGATGGCACTATCGGGCCCTTCAAACGAGGCGCCTTTGCCCTTCCCCTCGAAGCCGGGTTGCCGATTGTTCCGGTAACCATCGCGGGGACACGAAATATCCTGCCCAAAAAGTCATACCTGATCCACCCCGGAAACGTGACGGTTACGCTCCATGATCCGGTGAAAATCGAAGGTACCTCCAGTGCCGACAAGGAAAAGGCGGCAAAGAAGGTAAGAGAAATTATAATCGGGGACCAGTAG
- a CDS encoding rubrerythrin: MYNAAEIFQIGIEIEKNGKKFYKLAAEKTDDEDSRKLFLELADWEQGHVVLFENLKSDLAKQEGNTNMLDPDEEVERYLKASADTHVFNINADMDSLVNSCNTPQDILNLALRFEKDSVVVYTAMKDRVVESMGKEKVNKLINEEMLHVAFITKQLEILG; the protein is encoded by the coding sequence ATGTATAACGCTGCAGAAATTTTCCAGATTGGAATAGAAATCGAGAAGAACGGTAAAAAATTCTATAAACTCGCTGCTGAGAAGACCGATGATGAAGATTCGCGCAAGCTTTTTTTAGAACTTGCCGACTGGGAACAGGGGCATGTTGTTCTGTTTGAAAACCTTAAAAGCGATCTTGCCAAACAAGAAGGTAACACCAACATGCTCGATCCCGATGAAGAAGTCGAGCGGTATCTTAAAGCCTCTGCCGATACCCACGTATTCAATATCAATGCCGATATGGATTCGCTGGTGAATTCCTGCAATACTCCCCAGGATATTCTCAATCTCGCCCTTCGCTTCGAAAAAGATTCGGTAGTGGTCTACACCGCCATGAAAGACCGGGTAGTGGAGTCGATGGGGAAGGAAAAGGTGAATAAACTTATCAACGAAGAGATGCTGCATGTTGCGTTTATAACAAAGCAGCTTGAGATCCTGGGCTAA